A part of Bacteroidota bacterium genomic DNA contains:
- a CDS encoding response regulator transcription factor has protein sequence MMKAILIDDSADAREGLKADITRWCPQLKIVGEASGMAEGLQLLRSTACDVVFLDIQLGDGDGFQLLEQLGTTHARIIFTTGLDNFGIRAIKFSALDYLLKPVDPDELIAAVNKLENLQAPPAENLRLFKEQYKQPAQNLRRLALNSSDRVHVVQINDIVRCESDRNYTTFYLLNAKPIVVTRTLKEYEDLLEPSGFVRVHHSHLINLEHLKTFMKNEGGYAVMSDGSNVPVSVRKKEDLLKALGLS, from the coding sequence ATGATGAAAGCCATACTTATTGACGATTCTGCTGATGCCCGCGAGGGACTCAAAGCCGATATTACCCGCTGGTGCCCGCAACTTAAAATTGTTGGCGAGGCTTCGGGCATGGCCGAAGGCTTGCAACTCTTGCGCTCAACAGCCTGCGATGTGGTTTTCCTCGATATACAGCTCGGCGATGGCGATGGCTTTCAGCTTCTCGAACAATTGGGCACCACCCACGCACGCATTATTTTTACAACCGGGCTTGATAACTTCGGCATCCGCGCCATTAAATTCAGCGCGCTCGATTATCTCCTCAAACCGGTTGATCCCGACGAACTGATTGCCGCGGTAAACAAACTGGAAAACCTGCAGGCACCTCCGGCCGAAAATCTTCGCCTTTTCAAGGAGCAATACAAACAACCCGCACAAAATCTCCGCCGCCTCGCTCTGAACAGTTCCGACCGTGTGCATGTGGTACAGATCAACGACATCGTCCGCTGCGAATCAGACCGTAACTACACCACCTTTTACCTGCTCAACGCAAAACCCATTGTGGTTACACGCACACTCAAGGAATATGAAGATTTGCTTGAGCCGTCCGGCTTTGTGCGCGTACATCACTCGCACCTCATCAATCTCGAACACCTCAAAACTTTCATGAAAAACGAAGGTGGTTATGCGGTAATGAGCGATGGTTCGAATGTACCGGTTTCAGTGCGCAAAAAAGAAGATCTGCTTAAAGCATTAGGGCTTTCCTGA